In a single window of the Lebetimonas sp. JH292 genome:
- the nusA gene encoding transcription termination factor NusA, producing the protein MEKIEDLLSLVAHEKGLDKEEVKEAFKRSIIKTAKKYIGDIDVEIDLENKMGIYQIFEVVNDDRALENSEKYLYLDEARDFEPDIQLGDKLKVELDLSKLGRSGANSLQREFEKEVTRLLENEIYRKLISKLNTIVTGEVIKVDSEENTWVDLNGVKGVLPMRNRIKGEKFEVGDVLKALLKFVHFDDKRGIVIELSRTSPKFLEKLIEKAVPEVRDGIIKIHASARIPGIRSKVAVSSINPRIEPIGTIIGKNGVRINAVSNELNGENIDVIEYSNKPEIYIARALSPAIIKSVKINEKDGVAIVEVDPEQKAKAIGKNGVNITLAGMLTKYKIVLEDAKEKTKDTSKLESLFKI; encoded by the coding sequence GTGGAAAAAATAGAAGATTTATTATCATTGGTGGCGCATGAAAAAGGACTTGATAAAGAAGAAGTAAAAGAAGCTTTTAAACGCTCAATTATTAAAACCGCTAAAAAATATATAGGTGACATTGATGTTGAAATTGATTTAGAAAATAAAATGGGAATTTATCAGATTTTTGAAGTTGTAAATGACGACAGAGCACTTGAAAACAGCGAAAAATATTTATACCTCGATGAGGCGAGAGATTTTGAGCCTGATATTCAGTTAGGGGATAAATTAAAAGTGGAACTTGATTTGTCAAAACTCGGAAGAAGCGGCGCTAACAGCTTGCAAAGAGAATTTGAAAAGGAAGTTACAAGACTGCTTGAAAATGAAATTTATAGAAAACTTATTTCAAAATTAAACACTATTGTAACAGGTGAAGTTATAAAAGTTGACAGTGAAGAAAACACATGGGTTGATTTAAACGGCGTAAAAGGTGTTCTTCCTATGAGAAACAGAATAAAAGGTGAAAAATTTGAAGTGGGGGATGTGTTAAAAGCCCTTTTGAAGTTTGTCCATTTTGACGATAAAAGAGGAATTGTTATAGAACTTAGCCGGACAAGCCCGAAATTTTTGGAGAAATTAATTGAAAAAGCGGTTCCCGAGGTAAGAGATGGAATTATCAAAATTCATGCAAGTGCAAGAATACCAGGTATTAGAAGCAAGGTTGCGGTAAGCAGTATAAATCCGAGAATTGAGCCTATAGGAACAATAATAGGTAAAAACGGAGTCAGAATAAATGCCGTAAGCAATGAATTAAACGGTGAAAATATTGATGTAATCGAATATTCCAATAAACCTGAAATTTACATAGCAAGGGCTCTTTCGCCCGCAATTATAAAAAGCGTAAAAATAAATGAAAAAGACGGAGTTGCGATTGTGGAGGTGGACCCTGAGCAAAAAGCTAAAGCAATAGGTAAAAACGGAGTAAATATAACACTTGCTGGTATGCTTACAAAATATAAAATTGTGTTAGAAGATGCTAAAGAGAAAACAAAAGACACCTCAAAGCTTGAGAGTCTATTTAAGATATAG
- a CDS encoding UDP-N-acetylmuramate dehydrogenase — protein MSGEKFIIINFSKFSSIKIGPKIKVKIIDESNYNNEFLIGRATNTLISSNAKNLGILSDKYKFIEYKNGYLKVGGKVKNRVIYNFCKRKNIGGFEFLSHLPGSIGGSIKMNAGVKNEEISNNLIAIKTLNGWIEKKDILFNYRYSNINAPIFEALFEIKRNYDPFLDKYLENLRFNQPKEPSLGSVFKNPKGDFAGRVIEKAGLKGMKKGDIQISRIHANFFVNLGEGKFEDMIYLINLAKKRVYENFGIKLTEEIKII, from the coding sequence GTGAGTGGTGAAAAGTTTATAATTATAAATTTTTCTAAATTTTCTTCCATAAAAATAGGGCCAAAAATTAAAGTTAAAATAATTGACGAAAGTAATTACAATAATGAATTTTTAATAGGACGGGCCACAAACACGCTAATTTCTTCAAATGCGAAAAATTTAGGAATTCTATCTGATAAATACAAATTTATCGAATATAAAAACGGTTACCTAAAAGTTGGAGGTAAAGTTAAAAACAGGGTTATTTATAATTTTTGCAAAAGAAAAAATATCGGAGGATTTGAATTTCTCTCACATTTGCCGGGGAGTATAGGCGGCAGTATTAAAATGAATGCCGGAGTGAAAAATGAAGAAATTTCAAATAATTTAATTGCCATAAAAACACTTAACGGTTGGATAGAAAAAAAAGATATTTTATTTAATTACAGGTATTCAAACATAAATGCTCCGATTTTTGAAGCCCTTTTTGAAATAAAAAGAAATTATGACCCCTTTTTGGATAAATATTTAGAAAATCTGAGATTTAATCAGCCAAAAGAACCAAGCCTCGGAAGTGTATTTAAAAACCCGAAAGGTGATTTTGCCGGAAGAGTGATTGAAAAAGCAGGCCTTAAAGGAATGAAAAAAGGGGATATTCAAATTTCAAGGATTCATGCCAATTTTTTTGTAAATTTAGGAGAAGGTAAATTTGAAGATATGATTTATTTAATCAATTTAGCAAAAAAAAGGGTTTATGAAAATTTCGGAATAAAATTAACTGAAGAAATAAAAATCATTTAA
- a CDS encoding HP0268 family nuclease, with amino-acid sequence MTLKLIENEHKTKEVNMEDFLKSVKSNSFYYFHKDTSYKNLKDLIDKLSEMGFSVYFREVKYGLDEGAYMYEMHIL; translated from the coding sequence ATGACATTAAAATTAATAGAAAATGAACATAAAACAAAAGAAGTAAATATGGAAGATTTTCTTAAAAGTGTTAAATCCAACTCATTTTATTATTTTCACAAAGACACAAGTTATAAAAATCTTAAAGATTTGATAGATAAATTAAGCGAAATGGGATTTTCGGTATATTTCAGAGAAGTAAAATACGGGCTTGACGAGGGGGCGTATATGTATGAAATGCATATATTATAG
- the miaB gene encoding tRNA (N6-isopentenyl adenosine(37)-C2)-methylthiotransferase MiaB: MKKLYIETFGCQMNVKDSEHIVAELSNEYQTTQNPDEADLIILNTCSVREKPVNKLFSELGKLKKINPNAKFGVCGCTASHMGEEIIKKAPFVSFVLGARNVSKINEAVNKEKYIFTDINYDDTTYMFKNTRKNPYKDFVNIMVGCDKKCTFCIVPKTRGKEISIPMDLILKEVEKLADEGVKEITLLGQNVNNYGKRFSVAHPKVDFTDLLREVSKIDGIEIIRFTSPHPLHADDKFLDEFANNPKIAKHIHFPLQSGSTKILKAMKRGYSKEWFLNRCEILRQIPEVSITTDIIVGFPGESEEDFNETLDVVEKVRFEQMFSFVYSPRPLTEAANMANQIDKQTAKKRLHKLQNMHKAIQDEIYQNKLGKIYKALIEEETLARSNNNFTIKIAPDNKNLGKILNVKIKEVINHNLIGEVI; this comes from the coding sequence ATGAAAAAACTCTATATTGAAACTTTCGGCTGTCAGATGAATGTAAAAGACAGCGAGCATATTGTCGCAGAGCTTTCAAATGAATATCAAACCACGCAAAATCCGGATGAAGCGGATTTAATTATTCTCAACACCTGCTCAGTAAGAGAAAAACCGGTTAACAAACTCTTCTCCGAACTCGGGAAACTGAAAAAAATAAATCCAAATGCAAAATTCGGTGTTTGCGGATGCACTGCAAGCCATATGGGAGAGGAAATTATAAAAAAAGCTCCTTTTGTCAGCTTTGTGCTTGGAGCCAGAAATGTAAGTAAAATAAATGAGGCCGTAAACAAAGAAAAATATATTTTTACCGATATAAATTATGATGACACAACATATATGTTTAAAAACACAAGAAAAAATCCGTATAAAGATTTTGTAAATATAATGGTCGGCTGCGACAAAAAATGCACTTTTTGCATAGTGCCGAAAACGCGTGGAAAAGAAATATCCATTCCTATGGATTTAATTTTAAAAGAAGTTGAAAAATTGGCAGATGAAGGCGTAAAAGAAATAACGCTTCTTGGACAAAATGTTAATAATTACGGAAAAAGATTCAGTGTTGCCCATCCCAAAGTAGATTTTACAGACCTTTTAAGGGAAGTCAGTAAAATTGACGGAATTGAAATTATAAGATTCACTTCCCCCCACCCTCTTCATGCAGACGACAAATTTTTGGATGAATTTGCAAACAATCCTAAAATAGCAAAACACATTCATTTTCCTCTTCAAAGCGGAAGCACTAAAATACTTAAAGCCATGAAAAGGGGATATTCTAAAGAATGGTTTCTAAACAGATGCGAAATTTTGCGTCAAATCCCAGAGGTTTCAATAACCACCGATATAATCGTCGGTTTTCCGGGAGAAAGTGAAGAGGATTTTAATGAAACGCTTGATGTGGTAGAAAAAGTAAGATTCGAACAGATGTTCAGTTTTGTATATTCTCCAAGACCTCTAACAGAGGCTGCAAATATGGCCAATCAAATAGACAAACAGACAGCAAAAAAAAGACTGCATAAACTTCAAAACATGCACAAAGCCATCCAAGATGAAATATATCAAAATAAACTTGGTAAAATTTACAAAGCTTTGATTGAAGAAGAGACACTCGCCAGAAGCAATAATAATTTCACCATTAAGATTGCCCCTGATAACAAAAATCTGGGAAAAATTTTAAACGTAAAAATAAAAGAAGTAATTAACCATAATCTGATAGGAGAAGTAATATAA
- the fliQ gene encoding flagellar biosynthesis protein FliQ translates to MNQSEVIALAVQTLKLALLLSLPALLVGMVVGLIISIFQATTQINEMTLSFVPKIIAIAVILIFTMPWMMNEMIDFTTYVFKLIPTFLR, encoded by the coding sequence ATGAATCAGTCTGAAGTTATCGCTTTAGCGGTACAAACACTCAAACTCGCTCTTTTACTCTCACTTCCGGCACTGTTAGTAGGTATGGTGGTGGGACTTATAATTTCCATTTTTCAGGCAACAACCCAGATTAATGAAATGACGCTGAGTTTTGTTCCGAAAATTATAGCTATTGCGGTGATTTTAATTTTTACAATGCCGTGGATGATGAATGAAATGATAGATTTTACAACATATGTTTTTAAACTGATACCGACGTTTTTGAGATAG
- a CDS encoding DUF475 domain-containing protein, translating into MKYFYFSFIIAVVGLGLAFFVGRFEAVYLTAILAVLEISLSFDNAVVNAKILKTMDKIWQRRFLTWGLIIAVFGMRLIIPILIVAVAADMGIMETVNIALFEPDKYESILSNTENLIYAFGGAFLWMVFSDFMFEKKEIKWIKPIEKTAEKFGRVNNISLMIAILIGIIIVYDAKSHTVAIAYFLGILSYSLLKALDEYFSTENVKNGLMGLVYLEILDASFSFDGVIGAFAITSNIILIMLGLGIGAMFVRSLTIWMVEKELLDEYKYLEHGAHYAIGILAFIMFLKIFIEIPEAVTGTLGLILLIAAFVHSKMELKKCKIK; encoded by the coding sequence GTGAAATATTTTTATTTTTCCTTTATTATTGCTGTTGTCGGTTTGGGGCTTGCTTTTTTTGTCGGGAGATTTGAAGCTGTTTATTTAACGGCAATTTTGGCTGTTTTGGAAATTTCCCTCTCCTTTGACAATGCAGTGGTAAATGCAAAAATTTTAAAAACAATGGATAAAATCTGGCAAAGAAGATTTTTAACCTGGGGACTTATAATAGCGGTTTTCGGAATGAGACTTATAATCCCTATTTTAATAGTGGCTGTTGCCGCAGATATGGGAATAATGGAAACTGTTAATATTGCTTTGTTTGAGCCTGATAAATATGAAAGTATTTTATCAAACACCGAAAATCTCATATATGCGTTTGGCGGTGCTTTTTTATGGATGGTTTTTAGCGATTTTATGTTTGAAAAAAAAGAAATAAAATGGATAAAACCAATAGAAAAAACAGCCGAAAAATTTGGAAGGGTTAATAATATTTCTTTAATGATTGCGATTTTAATCGGAATTATAATAGTTTATGACGCCAAAAGTCATACAGTAGCAATAGCTTATTTTTTAGGTATTTTGTCTTATTCCCTTTTAAAAGCGCTGGATGAATATTTTTCCACCGAAAATGTAAAAAATGGGCTTATGGGACTTGTTTATCTTGAAATTTTAGATGCCTCTTTTTCTTTTGACGGGGTAATTGGGGCTTTTGCAATTACCTCAAATATTATTTTAATAATGCTTGGGCTTGGAATTGGCGCAATGTTTGTCAGAAGTCTTACCATCTGGATGGTTGAGAAGGAATTGCTTGATGAATACAAATATCTTGAACACGGTGCCCATTATGCAATTGGAATTTTGGCTTTTATTATGTTTTTAAAAATTTTTATAGAAATTCCGGAAGCCGTTACAGGGACTCTCGGGCTTATTTTACTGATAGCGGCGTTTGTTCATTCCAAAATGGAACTTAAAAAATGTAAAATTAAATGA
- a CDS encoding type II toxin-antitoxin system PemK/MazF family toxin → MVSSENEFQKWYERNELALKCKPRTQRASFIEFLEGEFKGEPPVNFKRGEIYFAKLTDSAKTRPFLIYQNNFLNEACFKGLYHTVIVLPLSGQILGGDYRIFIKKRDLMSKDSEIVANAIGIISTGKIIFSKGIVTKLSDEEMKKVDIAVKKATGMENESV, encoded by the coding sequence GTGGTGAGTAGTGAAAATGAATTTCAAAAATGGTATGAAAGAAATGAATTAGCGCTAAAATGTAAACCGAGAACTCAAAGGGCAAGTTTTATAGAGTTTTTGGAAGGGGAATTTAAAGGTGAACCCCCTGTTAATTTTAAAAGAGGTGAAATATATTTTGCAAAACTGACCGATTCTGCAAAAACAAGGCCGTTTTTAATTTATCAAAATAATTTTTTAAACGAAGCCTGTTTTAAAGGGCTATACCATACGGTAATAGTCTTACCCCTTTCCGGACAGATTCTCGGGGGAGATTACAGAATATTCATAAAAAAAAGAGATTTAATGAGTAAAGACAGTGAAATAGTTGCAAACGCAATAGGAATAATTTCAACAGGAAAAATAATATTTTCAAAAGGAATTGTTACAAAATTAAGCGATGAAGAAATGAAAAAAGTTGACATTGCCGTAAAAAAAGCCACAGGAATGGAAAATGAATCAGTCTGA